One window from the genome of Candidatus Zixiibacteriota bacterium encodes:
- the smpB gene encoding SsrA-binding protein SmpB — translation MKEAADRKYIVRNRKARHDYEIKETYEAGIALVGSEVKALREGKVNIADAYAAVEAGEVILKNLHISPFKMARDNHDPTRPRRLLLHKREIRRMRAATEQKGFTLIPLGIYFRKNLAKVELAVAVGRKKYDKRQAIAAAEAGRRIKQALRKDL, via the coding sequence ATGAAGGAAGCCGCCGACCGGAAATATATCGTCCGCAACCGGAAAGCCCGCCACGACTACGAGATCAAGGAGACGTACGAGGCGGGCATCGCCCTGGTGGGTAGCGAGGTCAAAGCGCTGCGGGAGGGGAAGGTGAATATCGCGGACGCCTACGCGGCGGTCGAGGCGGGCGAGGTGATCCTGAAGAATCTGCACATCTCACCCTTCAAGATGGCGCGGGACAACCACGATCCGACGCGGCCGCGCCGGCTGCTGCTGCACAAGCGGGAAATCCGCAGAATGCGGGCGGCCACCGAGCAGAAGGGGTTCACGCTCATCCCGCTGGGGATCTATTTCCGCAAGAACCTCGCGAAAGTCGAGCTGGCGGTGGCGGTCGGGCGTAAAAAGTACGACAAGCGTCAGGCGATCGCGGCGGCCGAGGCGGGGCGCCGGATCAAGCAGGCGCTGCGCAAGGACCTGTAG